One Kangiella geojedonensis DNA segment encodes these proteins:
- a CDS encoding ParA family protein: MRAKVLSFVQMKGGAGKTTLCSNIASTLSDSGKVLIIDTDVPQCSLKTWFEIRSENYVIENLDVLVAKNVTHLQKLVRDNVKDYDYILIDGHPRITNLTRAVILLSDLVLIPMAPSQVEVWSTKHLAEIIEEAKQINKNLEARICWNRYRVRTNSAEDVVSKAKKALNLEDFPTKLGNRVAYLDSFADGLTVAEWHDPAAKLEIWALTSSIERLLSSQGATRLKTEAQVEKFVKEK, translated from the coding sequence ATGCGCGCAAAAGTATTAAGTTTTGTTCAGATGAAGGGTGGTGCCGGTAAGACGACTCTATGCTCTAACATTGCTTCTACCTTGTCCGATTCAGGAAAAGTTCTCATTATTGATACGGACGTTCCTCAGTGCTCCCTTAAAACATGGTTTGAAATACGAAGTGAAAATTATGTTATTGAAAACCTTGATGTTTTAGTCGCAAAGAACGTCACACATTTACAAAAACTTGTGCGTGATAACGTTAAAGATTACGACTATATTTTGATCGACGGCCACCCTCGAATCACGAATTTAACCCGAGCTGTTATCCTACTTTCTGACTTGGTGCTCATTCCTATGGCACCGTCTCAAGTTGAGGTCTGGTCTACTAAACATTTAGCTGAGATTATCGAAGAAGCTAAGCAGATCAACAAAAACCTTGAGGCCAGAATTTGCTGGAATCGTTATCGAGTTAGAACTAATTCTGCTGAAGATGTGGTCTCTAAAGCGAAAAAAGCGCTTAACTTAGAAGACTTTCCAACCAAACTGGGCAATCGAGTGGCATATTTAGATTCTTTTGCGGATGGCTTAACCGTTGCGGAGTGGCACGATCCAGCAGCAAAGCTCGAAATTTGGGCTTTAACTTCCAGCATCGAGCGTTTGCTATCATCGCAAGGCGCGACCCGATTAAAGACCGAAGCTCAAGTTGAAAAGTTTGTAAAAGAAAAATAA